The Mauremys reevesii isolate NIE-2019 linkage group 1, ASM1616193v1, whole genome shotgun sequence genome has a segment encoding these proteins:
- the SHISA2 gene encoding protein shisa-2 homolog isoform X3 produces the protein MWSGRCWLLLAALGWLLPAGAGASGEYCHGWLDAQGAWRDGFQCPERFDGGDATICCGSCALRYCCSSAEARLDQGVCDNDRQQGADEQGRPDKDGPDGAAVPIYVPFLIVGSVFVAFIILGSLVAACCCRCLRPKQEPQQSRAPGGNRLMETIPMIPSASTSRGSSSRQSSTAASSSSSANSGL, from the exons ATGTGGAGCGGgcgctgctggctgctgctggcggcgctgggctggctgctgccggcgggggccggggccagcgGCGAGTACTGCCACGGCTGGCTGGACGCGCAGGGCGCCTGGCGGGACGGGTTCCAGTGCCCGGAGCGCTTCGACGGCGGGGACGCCACCATCTGCTGCGGCAGCTGCGCCTTGCGCTACTGCTGCTCCAGCGCCGAGGCCAGGCTGGACCAGGGCGTGTGCGACAACGACCGGCAGCAGGGGGCAGACGAGCAGGGCCGGCCGGACAAAGACGGCCCGGATGGCGCAGCAG tGCCCATTTATGTGCCATTCCTTATAGTTGGATCTGTTTTTGTTGCCTTTATCATCTTGGGGTCTCTAGTAGCAGCTTGTTGCTGCAGATGCCTGCGACCCAAGCAAGAGCCACAGCAGAGCCGAGCACCTGGAGGTAATCGGCTGATGGAGACTATTCCCATGATTCCAAGTGCCAGTACCTCCCGTGGTTCCTCTTCTCGTCAATCAAGTACTGCTGCCAGCTCCAGTTCCAGTGCCAATTCAG GCCTGTGA
- the SHISA2 gene encoding protein shisa-2 homolog isoform X2, which translates to MWSGRCWLLLAALGWLLPAGAGASGEYCHGWLDAQGAWRDGFQCPERFDGGDATICCGSCALRYCCSSAEARLDQGVCDNDRQQGADEQGRPDKDGPDGAAVAACCCRCLRPKQEPQQSRAPGGNRLMETIPMIPSASTSRGSSSRQSSTAASSSSSANSGARAPPTRSQTNCCLPEGTMNNVYVNMPTNFSVLNCQQATQIVPHQGQYLHPQYVGYAVQHDSMPMTPVPPFLDGLQSGYRQIQSPYPHANSEQKMYPAVTV; encoded by the exons ATGTGGAGCGGgcgctgctggctgctgctggcggcgctgggctggctgctgccggcgggggccggggccagcgGCGAGTACTGCCACGGCTGGCTGGACGCGCAGGGCGCCTGGCGGGACGGGTTCCAGTGCCCGGAGCGCTTCGACGGCGGGGACGCCACCATCTGCTGCGGCAGCTGCGCCTTGCGCTACTGCTGCTCCAGCGCCGAGGCCAGGCTGGACCAGGGCGTGTGCGACAACGACCGGCAGCAGGGGGCAGACGAGCAGGGCCGGCCGGACAAAGACGGCCCGGATGGCGCAGCAG TAGCAGCTTGTTGCTGCAGATGCCTGCGACCCAAGCAAGAGCCACAGCAGAGCCGAGCACCTGGAGGTAATCGGCTGATGGAGACTATTCCCATGATTCCAAGTGCCAGTACCTCCCGTGGTTCCTCTTCTCGTCAATCAAGTACTGCTGCCAGCTCCAGTTCCAGTGCCAATTCAGGTGCCAGAGCCCCCCCTACTAGGTCACAGACCAACTGCTGtttgccagaagggaccatgaatAATGTCTATGTCAACATGCCTACTAATTTCTCAGTACTGAACTGCCAGCAGGCTACCCAGATTGTGCCACACCAAGGGCAGTATCTGCACCCACAGTATGTAGGTTATGCTGTCCAACATGACTCTATGCCTATGACCCCGGTGCCACCTTTCCTGGATGGTCTGCAAAGTGGATACAGGCAGATTCAGTCTCCCTATCCCCATGCCAATAGTGAACAGAAGATGTACCCAGCAGTGActgtgtaa
- the SHISA2 gene encoding protein shisa-2 homolog isoform X1 — MWSGRCWLLLAALGWLLPAGAGASGEYCHGWLDAQGAWRDGFQCPERFDGGDATICCGSCALRYCCSSAEARLDQGVCDNDRQQGADEQGRPDKDGPDGAAVPIYVPFLIVGSVFVAFIILGSLVAACCCRCLRPKQEPQQSRAPGGNRLMETIPMIPSASTSRGSSSRQSSTAASSSSSANSGARAPPTRSQTNCCLPEGTMNNVYVNMPTNFSVLNCQQATQIVPHQGQYLHPQYVGYAVQHDSMPMTPVPPFLDGLQSGYRQIQSPYPHANSEQKMYPAVTV, encoded by the exons ATGTGGAGCGGgcgctgctggctgctgctggcggcgctgggctggctgctgccggcgggggccggggccagcgGCGAGTACTGCCACGGCTGGCTGGACGCGCAGGGCGCCTGGCGGGACGGGTTCCAGTGCCCGGAGCGCTTCGACGGCGGGGACGCCACCATCTGCTGCGGCAGCTGCGCCTTGCGCTACTGCTGCTCCAGCGCCGAGGCCAGGCTGGACCAGGGCGTGTGCGACAACGACCGGCAGCAGGGGGCAGACGAGCAGGGCCGGCCGGACAAAGACGGCCCGGATGGCGCAGCAG tGCCCATTTATGTGCCATTCCTTATAGTTGGATCTGTTTTTGTTGCCTTTATCATCTTGGGGTCTCTAGTAGCAGCTTGTTGCTGCAGATGCCTGCGACCCAAGCAAGAGCCACAGCAGAGCCGAGCACCTGGAGGTAATCGGCTGATGGAGACTATTCCCATGATTCCAAGTGCCAGTACCTCCCGTGGTTCCTCTTCTCGTCAATCAAGTACTGCTGCCAGCTCCAGTTCCAGTGCCAATTCAGGTGCCAGAGCCCCCCCTACTAGGTCACAGACCAACTGCTGtttgccagaagggaccatgaatAATGTCTATGTCAACATGCCTACTAATTTCTCAGTACTGAACTGCCAGCAGGCTACCCAGATTGTGCCACACCAAGGGCAGTATCTGCACCCACAGTATGTAGGTTATGCTGTCCAACATGACTCTATGCCTATGACCCCGGTGCCACCTTTCCTGGATGGTCTGCAAAGTGGATACAGGCAGATTCAGTCTCCCTATCCCCATGCCAATAGTGAACAGAAGATGTACCCAGCAGTGActgtgtaa